A region from the Pseudonocardia petroleophila genome encodes:
- a CDS encoding aliphatic sulfonate ABC transporter substrate-binding protein translates to MSRLARLGVFLAASALLAGCVSGESSDGSVDAAPAGEVQLSLDYAYYNPESLVIKEQGWLEEELGAGSVEWILSQGSNKANENLRANVIDIGSTAGTPALLARANGSPIKSIDVYSRPEWSAIVVAAGSPITSVEQLRGQKVAATQGTDPYFFLLQALAQAGLSASDVEIVNLQHSDGRTALERGDVAAWAGLDPFMAQSELEAGSTLIYRNLDFNSYGLLNATESFIEEQPELAQTVVTAYERARAWIAENPDAAVQTLATAAGIDPEIARRQLTERTDLAIDPVPGEPQRAVLSRLLPLLVADGLVRSEQEATTALDTLFEPRFAEAARGTGSAGA, encoded by the coding sequence ATGTCCCGTCTCGCCCGCCTCGGCGTGTTCCTCGCCGCCTCCGCCCTGCTCGCCGGCTGCGTGTCGGGGGAGAGCTCCGACGGCTCCGTCGACGCCGCGCCGGCCGGTGAGGTGCAGCTCAGCCTGGACTACGCCTACTACAACCCCGAGAGCCTGGTGATCAAGGAGCAGGGCTGGCTCGAGGAGGAGCTCGGCGCGGGGTCGGTGGAGTGGATCCTGTCCCAGGGCAGCAACAAGGCCAACGAGAACCTGCGCGCGAACGTGATCGACATCGGTTCGACCGCGGGCACCCCCGCGCTGCTCGCCCGCGCGAACGGGTCGCCGATCAAGTCGATCGACGTCTACAGCCGCCCGGAGTGGTCGGCGATCGTCGTCGCGGCCGGCTCCCCGATCACGTCGGTGGAGCAGCTGCGCGGGCAGAAGGTCGCCGCCACCCAGGGCACCGACCCCTACTTCTTCCTCCTGCAGGCCCTCGCCCAGGCCGGCCTGTCGGCGTCGGACGTGGAGATCGTCAACCTCCAGCACTCCGACGGGCGCACGGCGCTGGAGCGCGGTGACGTCGCCGCGTGGGCCGGGCTCGACCCGTTCATGGCGCAGTCGGAGCTGGAGGCCGGCTCGACGCTGATCTACCGCAACCTCGACTTCAACTCCTACGGCCTGCTCAACGCGACCGAGTCGTTCATCGAGGAGCAGCCCGAGCTCGCGCAGACCGTCGTCACCGCCTACGAGCGGGCCCGGGCCTGGATCGCCGAGAACCCCGACGCGGCCGTGCAGACGCTCGCCACCGCGGCGGGCATCGACCCGGAGATCGCGCGCCGCCAGCTCACCGAGCGCACCGACCTCGCCATCGACCCGGTGCCCGGCGAGCCGCAGCGCGCGGTGCTGTCGCGCCTGCTGCCGCTGCTCGTCGCCGACGGGCTGGTGCGCTCCGAGCAGGAGGCGACCACCGCGCTCGACACCCTGTTCGAGCCGCGCTTCGCCGAGGCGGCCCGCGGGACGGGCTCGGCAGGCGCGTGA
- a CDS encoding MarR family winged helix-turn-helix transcriptional regulator, with protein sequence MDGDRDELVRLLQAYAAEAERLSHVFADRHGMHATDLSALLAVMQADRAGAPLTPGRLGRHLGLSSGATTAVVDRLERADHVRRARDDRDRRRVTLHYGAAAEQVGSAFFGPLGARMDELLAGYDAAELAAARRFLGEATEMVRAYRESVAPPTGG encoded by the coding sequence GTGGACGGTGATCGGGACGAGTTGGTGCGCCTGCTGCAGGCCTACGCCGCGGAGGCCGAACGGCTCAGCCACGTGTTCGCCGACCGCCACGGCATGCACGCCACCGACCTGTCCGCGCTCCTGGCGGTGATGCAGGCCGACCGCGCGGGCGCGCCGCTCACCCCCGGCCGGCTGGGCCGGCACCTCGGGCTGTCCTCCGGGGCGACGACCGCGGTCGTCGACCGGCTGGAGCGCGCCGACCACGTCCGCCGCGCCCGCGACGACCGCGACCGCCGCCGCGTCACGCTGCACTACGGCGCCGCCGCCGAGCAGGTCGGCTCGGCGTTCTTCGGGCCGCTCGGGGCCCGGATGGACGAGCTGCTGGCGGGCTACGACGCCGCGGAGCTCGCGGCCGCCCGGCGCTTCCTCGGCGAGGCCACGGAGATGGTGCGGGCCTACCGAGAGTCGGTGGCGCCTCCTACCGGGGGCTGA
- a CDS encoding pyridoxal phosphate-dependent decarboxylase family protein, with protein MTDLDPEEFRRLGYAVVDWIAGYRAGVGDLPVRPAVEPGWVRSQLPDTLPEAPRELGALLGELDRVVVPATTHWQHPGFFGYFPANASLHSVLGDLLSGGLGVQGMLWSTSPAATEVEQVLLDGLADALGLGPAFTWAGGGGGTIADSASSAALVALLAALHRTSGGAWRESGVDGTERVYVTAETHSSLAKAVRVAGLGARALRVVPPSPGSLAMSADALAEMLAADVAAGLRPVLVCATVGTTGTGAVDPVAAITAVTAPHRVWVHVDAAWAGVAALCPEHRDLLDGVEHVDSFCTDAHKWLMTAFDASLLWVRDAAALPDALSITPEYLRNSATDSGAVVDYRDWQVPLGRRFRALKLWTVIHGFGLEGLRAHLRGHVALAAELASWIEAEPGFVLAVPRSLSLVCFRLDTGDPDADDRATRALLERVNASGTALLTHTVVDGRHVVRVAIGSVATEREHVVALWDRLRGAAPGS; from the coding sequence GTGACGGATCTCGATCCCGAGGAGTTCCGGCGGCTGGGGTACGCCGTCGTCGACTGGATCGCGGGGTACCGGGCCGGCGTCGGCGACCTGCCGGTGCGACCAGCCGTGGAGCCGGGGTGGGTCCGGTCGCAGCTGCCGGACACCCTCCCGGAGGCGCCCCGGGAGCTGGGCGCGCTGCTCGGCGAGCTGGACCGGGTCGTCGTCCCGGCCACCACGCACTGGCAGCACCCCGGGTTCTTCGGCTACTTCCCGGCGAACGCCTCGCTGCACTCGGTGCTGGGCGACCTGCTCTCCGGCGGGCTCGGCGTCCAGGGGATGCTGTGGTCGACCTCGCCAGCGGCCACCGAGGTCGAGCAGGTCCTGCTCGACGGCCTGGCCGACGCGCTCGGCCTCGGCCCGGCGTTCACCTGGGCCGGCGGCGGGGGCGGCACGATCGCCGACTCCGCGTCCTCCGCGGCGCTCGTGGCCCTGCTCGCGGCGCTGCACCGGACGTCGGGGGGCGCGTGGCGGGAGTCCGGCGTCGACGGCACCGAACGCGTCTACGTCACCGCCGAGACGCACTCCTCGCTCGCCAAGGCGGTGCGGGTGGCCGGGCTCGGCGCGCGGGCGCTGCGGGTGGTGCCGCCGTCGCCCGGCTCGCTCGCGATGTCGGCCGACGCGCTCGCGGAGATGCTGGCCGCCGACGTGGCCGCCGGCCTGCGGCCCGTGCTCGTCTGCGCGACCGTCGGCACCACCGGCACCGGCGCGGTCGACCCGGTCGCCGCGATCACCGCGGTCACCGCCCCGCACCGCGTGTGGGTGCACGTCGACGCGGCCTGGGCGGGGGTGGCGGCGCTGTGCCCCGAGCACCGCGACCTGCTCGACGGCGTGGAGCACGTCGACTCGTTCTGCACCGACGCCCACAAGTGGCTGATGACGGCGTTCGACGCCTCGCTGCTGTGGGTGCGCGACGCCGCCGCCCTCCCCGACGCGCTGTCGATCACCCCCGAGTACCTGCGCAACAGCGCCACCGACTCCGGGGCGGTCGTCGACTATCGCGACTGGCAGGTGCCGCTCGGCCGCCGGTTCCGGGCGCTGAAGCTCTGGACGGTGATCCACGGCTTCGGGCTGGAGGGGCTGCGCGCGCACCTGCGCGGGCACGTGGCGCTGGCCGCGGAGCTGGCGTCGTGGATCGAGGCGGAGCCCGGGTTCGTCCTGGCGGTGCCGCGGTCGCTGTCGCTGGTCTGCTTCCGCCTGGACACCGGCGACCCCGATGCCGACGACCGGGCGACGCGCGCGCTGCTGGAACGCGTCAACGCCTCGGGGACCGCCCTGCTCACGCACACCGTCGTGGACGGGCGCCACGTCGTCCGCGTCGCGATCGGCTCGGTCGCGACGGAGCGGGAGCACGTCGTGGCGCTGTGGGACCGGCTGCGCGGGGCCGCACCGGGGAGCTAG
- a CDS encoding MFS transporter — translation MTTVPDTRLRLLQAAALTSTCDRFAIAPLLVVISLDLGASLAAVAGVASVYFLAYGLMQPVWGLVSDRIGRVRVMRIALVGAALGGIGSVLAPDLLVLGITRAVAGGCFAALIPTTLVYVGDAWPADVRQRPLSDVLAASSLGVAAATAGAGLLADVVGWRVVPGVTATAAVALWFALARLPEPDRAPTGGSPWHALRGVLRSPWAVAVLALAVSEGIVVLGVLTFLAPAAQSLGTTATVAGFLAAGYGLGALAWSRLVRRLVGRVPPAGLAAIGGAFLVAGWAVPATALNLVTIAVAGALVGGSWAFLHSTLQAWVTEVVPEQRASAVALFAASLFLGSAAGTALFAPLAEAGAYPLVFGLAVAAAVPVALLSAAGRRAYARRG, via the coding sequence GTGACCACCGTCCCCGACACCCGGCTGCGCCTGCTCCAGGCCGCCGCGCTCACCAGCACCTGCGACCGCTTCGCGATCGCGCCGCTGCTCGTCGTGATCTCCCTGGACCTGGGCGCGTCGCTGGCCGCCGTCGCCGGCGTCGCGAGCGTCTACTTCCTCGCCTACGGCCTCATGCAGCCGGTGTGGGGGCTGGTCAGCGACCGGATCGGCCGGGTGCGAGTCATGCGGATCGCGCTGGTCGGGGCCGCGCTCGGCGGGATCGGGTCGGTGCTGGCGCCGGACCTGCTGGTCCTGGGGATCACCCGGGCGGTCGCGGGCGGGTGCTTCGCCGCGCTGATCCCCACGACCCTGGTCTACGTCGGCGACGCCTGGCCCGCCGACGTGCGGCAGCGCCCGCTGTCCGACGTGCTGGCGGCGTCCTCGCTCGGGGTCGCGGCCGCGACCGCGGGGGCGGGCCTGCTCGCCGACGTCGTCGGCTGGCGGGTCGTCCCGGGCGTCACGGCGACGGCCGCGGTGGCGCTGTGGTTCGCGCTGGCCCGGCTGCCCGAGCCGGACCGGGCCCCGACCGGGGGCAGCCCGTGGCACGCGCTGCGCGGGGTGCTGCGCTCGCCGTGGGCGGTCGCGGTGCTGGCGCTCGCGGTCAGCGAGGGGATCGTGGTGCTCGGGGTGCTGACGTTCCTCGCGCCCGCCGCGCAGTCGCTCGGCACGACCGCGACCGTCGCCGGGTTCCTCGCGGCCGGGTACGGGCTGGGGGCGCTGGCCTGGTCGCGGCTGGTGCGCCGGCTCGTCGGGCGGGTGCCGCCCGCCGGGCTCGCGGCGATCGGCGGGGCGTTCCTCGTCGCGGGCTGGGCGGTGCCCGCCACGGCGCTGAACCTCGTGACGATCGCCGTCGCGGGCGCGCTCGTCGGCGGCTCGTGGGCGTTCCTGCACTCGACGCTGCAGGCGTGGGTCACCGAGGTCGTGCCGGAGCAGCGGGCCTCGGCGGTGGCGCTGTTCGCGGCGTCGCTGTTCCTGGGCAGCGCCGCGGGCACCGCGCTGTTCGCGCCGCTGGCCGAGGCGGGGGCGTACCCGCTGGTGTTCGGGCTGGCCGTCGCCGCCGCGGTGCCGGTCGCGCTGCTGTCGGCGGCCGGGCGCCGGGCCTACGCCCGGCGGGGGTGA
- a CDS encoding ABC transporter permease has translation MTLTEQPTAVTSAPPPPRARRGWWRAAALGLVVPVLFVLVWHLLATSGEFSPSQLPTPGAVLAAFVELLGRGELWRHIGISTQRVLLGFAVGAGAGLVLGGLVGLARPARSLLAPSIQAVRAVPSLAWVPLLLLWLGIGETPKIVLVAIGAFFPVYTTVSAALDHVDRQLVEVGRAYGRSGLRLFLSVQLPAIAPGTLAGMRLGLAQGWLFLVAAELIASSIGLGFLLIDSQNTGRTDILLLAIVLLALLGKLTDSLLGLAERRLLRRWS, from the coding sequence GTGACCCTCACCGAGCAGCCCACCGCCGTCACCTCGGCGCCCCCGCCGCCCCGGGCCCGCCGCGGGTGGTGGCGGGCCGCGGCGCTGGGTCTCGTCGTCCCGGTGCTGTTCGTGCTGGTCTGGCACCTGCTGGCGACGTCGGGGGAGTTCTCGCCGTCGCAGCTGCCGACGCCGGGGGCGGTGCTGGCGGCGTTCGTCGAGCTGCTCGGGCGCGGCGAGCTGTGGCGGCACATCGGGATCAGCACGCAGCGGGTCCTGCTCGGGTTCGCGGTCGGGGCGGGGGCCGGGCTGGTGCTCGGCGGGCTGGTGGGGCTCGCCCGCCCGGCCCGGTCGCTGCTCGCGCCGTCGATCCAGGCGGTGCGCGCGGTGCCGTCGCTGGCCTGGGTGCCGCTGCTGCTGCTCTGGCTGGGCATCGGGGAGACCCCGAAGATCGTCCTCGTCGCGATCGGCGCGTTCTTCCCCGTCTACACGACGGTCTCGGCGGCGCTCGACCACGTCGACCGCCAGCTCGTGGAGGTCGGCCGCGCCTACGGCCGGTCGGGGCTGCGGTTGTTCCTGTCCGTGCAGCTCCCGGCGATCGCCCCCGGCACGCTGGCCGGGATGCGGCTGGGGCTCGCGCAGGGCTGGCTGTTCCTGGTGGCGGCGGAGCTGATCGCGTCGTCGATCGGGCTGGGGTTCCTGCTGATCGACAGCCAGAACACCGGCCGCACCGACATCCTGCTGCTGGCCATCGTGCTGCTCGCCCTGCTGGGCAAGCTCACCGACAGCCTGCTCGGCCTGGCCGAGCGGCGGCTGCTGCGCCGCTGGAGCTAG
- a CDS encoding histone-like nucleoid-structuring protein Lsr2, whose translation MAKHTTVTLVDDIDGSEADEQVEFAIDGKAYEIDLSSANSSRLRDALAPFVSAARRSGGRRGSGGSSATPASRPSTDREQNQAIREWAVAQGMKISERGRIPSNVLEAYHANH comes from the coding sequence GTGGCGAAGCACACCACCGTTACCCTGGTCGACGACATCGACGGTTCCGAGGCCGACGAGCAGGTCGAGTTCGCGATCGACGGCAAGGCCTACGAGATCGATCTCTCCTCCGCCAATAGCTCGCGTTTGCGCGACGCCCTCGCCCCGTTCGTTTCCGCGGCCCGCCGGTCCGGCGGACGTCGGGGCTCCGGCGGTTCGTCGGCCACCCCGGCGAGCCGGCCGAGCACCGACCGTGAGCAGAACCAGGCGATTCGCGAATGGGCGGTCGCCCAGGGGATGAAGATCTCGGAGCGCGGACGCATCCCGTCCAACGTTCTCGAGGCGTACCACGCGAACCACTGA
- a CDS encoding acyl-CoA dehydrogenase family protein — MAWDFSTEPEFETQLEWMRGFVRDEIIPLETLDLDRAAFERITTPLKERVKERGLWAAHLPPELGGGGFGQVRLGLMHEILGQCRYAPGIFGNQAPDSGNAELLAIGGSPEQQERWMHPLLRGELRSCFSMTEPGAGADPTLLSTRAVLDGDDYVIDGHKWFSSNASQADFLIVMCVTDPDVSPYQGSSMIIVPTDTPGVNVVRDIPVMDHPLHSPELYGGHAEVLYEGVRVPKENLVGNPGDGFRLAQQRLGPGRIHHAMRWLGQSRRAFDMLCERAVSRHTHGSILADKQMVQDWVATSAAEMQAARLLTLHAAWTMDQVGASNARLEIGMIKYWGAKVLHDVIDRAIQVHGSLGFSGDLPLEEMYRAARAARIYDGPDEVHKATVAKRILRGYTPTDVPTEHVPTRAAAARERFAEYLVGATADL; from the coding sequence ATGGCATGGGACTTCTCCACCGAACCGGAGTTCGAGACGCAGCTGGAGTGGATGCGGGGGTTCGTCCGCGACGAGATCATCCCGCTGGAGACGCTCGACCTCGACCGCGCGGCGTTCGAGCGGATCACCACCCCGCTCAAGGAGCGCGTCAAGGAGCGCGGCCTGTGGGCCGCACACCTGCCGCCGGAGCTGGGCGGCGGCGGGTTCGGGCAGGTCAGGCTGGGGCTCATGCACGAGATCCTCGGCCAGTGCCGCTACGCCCCGGGGATCTTCGGCAACCAGGCCCCCGACTCGGGCAACGCCGAGCTGCTCGCCATCGGCGGCTCCCCGGAGCAGCAGGAGCGCTGGATGCACCCCCTGCTGCGCGGCGAGCTGCGCAGCTGCTTCTCGATGACCGAGCCGGGGGCGGGCGCCGACCCGACGCTGCTGTCGACCCGCGCCGTCCTCGACGGCGACGACTACGTCATCGACGGCCACAAGTGGTTCAGCTCCAACGCCTCGCAGGCCGACTTCCTCATCGTCATGTGCGTGACGGACCCGGACGTCTCGCCGTACCAGGGCAGCTCGATGATCATCGTGCCGACCGACACCCCCGGGGTGAACGTGGTCCGCGACATCCCGGTCATGGACCACCCCCTGCACTCCCCCGAGCTCTACGGCGGGCACGCCGAGGTGCTCTACGAGGGCGTGCGCGTGCCGAAGGAGAACCTGGTCGGCAACCCCGGCGACGGGTTCCGGCTCGCCCAGCAGCGCCTGGGCCCCGGCCGCATCCACCACGCGATGCGCTGGCTCGGGCAGTCGCGCCGCGCGTTCGACATGCTCTGCGAGCGCGCCGTCAGCCGGCACACGCACGGGTCGATCCTCGCCGACAAGCAGATGGTGCAGGACTGGGTGGCGACCAGCGCCGCGGAGATGCAGGCCGCGCGCCTGCTCACGCTGCACGCGGCGTGGACGATGGACCAGGTCGGGGCGTCCAACGCCCGCCTGGAGATCGGGATGATCAAGTACTGGGGCGCGAAGGTGCTCCACGACGTGATCGACCGGGCCATCCAGGTGCACGGCTCGCTCGGGTTCTCCGGCGACCTCCCGCTGGAGGAGATGTACCGCGCCGCCCGCGCCGCCCGGATCTACGACGGGCCCGACGAGGTGCACAAGGCGACCGTCGCGAAGCGGATCCTGCGCGGCTACACCCCGACCGACGTGCCGACCGAGCACGTCCCGACGCGGGCCGCGGCCGCGCGCGAGAGGTTCGCGGAGTACCTGGTGGGCGCGACGGCCGACCTCTAG
- a CDS encoding GNAT family N-acetyltransferase produces the protein MDVAREELSAGPVTLRRWRMSDVDELYRVVGESLSHIGPWMAWAAHGYSDADARRHVDHVDAGWAAGTGYGYAIRLGAGAAGAGELVGGCGMTNRIGPGGMEIGYWLHHARTGRGYVTAAVAALAAEAFRIGADRVEIVHDVANVRSGAVPRRLGFTEVDRRPPQEELSPGEAGEDVVWRLCAP, from the coding sequence GTGGACGTCGCGCGCGAGGAGCTGTCCGCCGGGCCGGTGACGCTGCGGCGCTGGCGGATGTCCGACGTCGACGAGCTCTACCGGGTGGTGGGGGAGTCGCTCTCGCACATCGGGCCGTGGATGGCCTGGGCCGCGCACGGCTACTCCGACGCCGACGCGCGCCGCCACGTCGACCACGTGGACGCGGGCTGGGCGGCCGGTACCGGGTACGGCTACGCGATCCGGCTCGGCGCCGGGGCGGCGGGTGCCGGGGAGCTGGTGGGCGGCTGCGGAATGACGAACCGGATCGGCCCCGGCGGTATGGAGATCGGGTACTGGCTGCACCACGCCCGTACCGGACGCGGTTACGTGACGGCCGCGGTGGCCGCGTTGGCGGCCGAGGCGTTCCGGATCGGCGCGGATCGCGTCGAGATCGTGCACGACGTGGCGAATGTGCGCAGTGGGGCCGTGCCGCGCCGCCTCGGATTCACCGAGGTCGACCGCCGGCCGCCCCAGGAGGAACTGTCTCCCGGGGAGGCTGGCGAGGACGTCGTGTGGCGGTTGTGCGCGCCCTGA
- a CDS encoding long-chain-fatty-acid--CoA ligase produces the protein MTVSGQGMTMSDLVARFARTTPDAVAFRDGDLTLTWTQTHARVSRMASVLAGHGVGPGDRVAVLALNSVPLIEAMAAVLRLGAICVPVNFRLVAEEVTYVLTDSGARVVVADDAFAPLAGAAGAGTVVTIGAGHEDLLAGGSEDYTELPVDDAAPALVMYTSGTTGRPKGAVLSHRNMYLHAYANALQAGSGVGDNVGMSGAPLFHIAGVSGFYNTLIAGGTTVLTPSGGFDPSAMLDLLERERVSTVFFVPAQWAAIVAVPGVRDRDLSALRRAVWGAAPASTTLLRTMIDTFPGAEVMTAFGQTECSPVTCMLGGEDSIRKIGSIGKPIVGVEVRIVDDEMVDVAPGEVGEIVYRGPTVMAGYWNKPEETAEAFRGGWFHSGDLVRADPDGYLYVVDRKKDMIISGGENIYCAEVENALAAHPKVAEVAIIGVPDERYGEAPLAVIAPRDPADPPTADDIEAFSREHLAAYKRPRRIVLVDALPRNPSGKVLKTALRTAHGAASVAEPAV, from the coding sequence ATGACGGTCTCCGGACAGGGCATGACGATGAGCGACCTCGTCGCCCGCTTCGCCCGCACCACCCCCGACGCGGTCGCCTTCCGCGACGGCGACCTGACGCTCACCTGGACGCAGACCCACGCCCGCGTCAGCCGGATGGCCTCGGTGCTCGCCGGGCACGGCGTCGGCCCGGGCGACCGGGTGGCGGTGCTGGCGCTCAACAGCGTGCCGCTGATCGAGGCGATGGCCGCGGTCCTGCGGCTCGGCGCGATCTGCGTGCCGGTGAACTTCCGGCTCGTCGCCGAGGAGGTCACCTACGTGCTGACCGACTCCGGGGCGCGGGTCGTCGTCGCCGACGACGCGTTCGCGCCGCTCGCCGGGGCGGCCGGGGCGGGCACCGTCGTCACGATCGGCGCGGGGCACGAGGACCTGCTCGCGGGCGGGTCGGAGGACTACACGGAGCTGCCCGTCGACGACGCCGCACCCGCGCTGGTCATGTACACCTCCGGCACCACCGGCCGGCCCAAGGGTGCGGTGCTCAGCCACCGCAACATGTACCTGCACGCCTACGCCAACGCCCTGCAGGCGGGCTCGGGCGTCGGCGACAACGTCGGGATGTCGGGGGCGCCGCTGTTCCACATCGCCGGGGTGTCGGGCTTCTACAACACCCTGATCGCGGGCGGCACCACCGTGCTGACGCCGTCGGGCGGCTTCGACCCGTCGGCGATGCTCGACCTGCTCGAGCGCGAGCGCGTCTCCACCGTGTTCTTCGTGCCGGCGCAGTGGGCGGCGATCGTCGCGGTGCCCGGCGTCCGCGACCGGGACCTGTCCGCGCTGCGCCGGGCGGTGTGGGGGGCCGCTCCCGCGTCGACCACGCTGCTGCGCACGATGATCGACACCTTCCCCGGGGCCGAGGTCATGACGGCCTTCGGCCAGACCGAGTGCAGCCCCGTCACCTGCATGCTCGGCGGGGAGGACTCGATCCGCAAGATCGGTTCGATCGGGAAGCCGATCGTGGGCGTCGAGGTCCGGATCGTCGACGACGAGATGGTCGACGTGGCCCCGGGCGAGGTCGGCGAGATCGTCTACCGCGGCCCGACCGTGATGGCGGGGTACTGGAACAAGCCCGAAGAGACCGCCGAGGCCTTCCGCGGCGGCTGGTTCCACTCCGGCGACCTCGTGCGCGCCGACCCCGACGGCTACCTCTACGTCGTCGACCGCAAGAAGGACATGATCATCTCCGGGGGCGAGAACATCTACTGCGCCGAGGTCGAGAACGCGCTCGCCGCGCACCCGAAGGTGGCCGAGGTCGCGATCATCGGCGTCCCCGACGAGCGCTACGGCGAGGCCCCGCTCGCGGTGATCGCGCCGCGCGACCCCGCCGACCCGCCGACGGCCGACGACATCGAGGCGTTCTCCCGTGAGCACCTGGCCGCCTACAAGCGGCCGCGGCGGATCGTGCTGGTCGACGCCCTGCCGCGCAACCCCAGCGGGAAGGTCCTCAAGACCGCGCTGCGCACCGCGCACGGCGCCGCGTCGGTGGCGGAGCCCGCCGTCTGA
- a CDS encoding alpha/beta hydrolase family protein → MRWWIMAVVLVLTAACGAPPGPTAIEGTWQGRIEAPGSPLQVRLTFSGDGGGIDIPAQGVTGLPLRDVRVDGAAVTFALPDAPGGATFRGTLDGDTISGDYTQGAAPATPFALTRGEPVAAARPQEPRPPFPYRADDVTFPSGEVTLAGTLTRPDGAGRFPAVVMITGSGAQDRDETIEGHKPFLLLADTLTRAGFAVLRTDDRGVGGSGGAASGTPYEVLADDALAGVAFLRGTDGIDPARVGLFGHSEGGYLGPLAASRGDVAFVVSMAGPAVSGEDVLILQNRLLREQAGAPAAETDAYLAFLAEFTDLLRAGDVEAARARSRDEIIGQLATLPESQRPGPEQVDAIVDSTLDLAPFLLHDPAPALRSLDVPVFAFFGEKDLQVPPSQSEGPMRDLLAGGPDATVRTFPGLNHLMQPTATGAIGEYGTIETTIAPEVLDAVTAWLSERFL, encoded by the coding sequence GTGAGGTGGTGGATCATGGCGGTCGTGCTCGTCCTGACGGCTGCGTGCGGAGCCCCGCCCGGGCCCACCGCGATCGAGGGCACCTGGCAGGGCCGGATCGAGGCGCCCGGCTCGCCGCTGCAGGTCCGGCTCACCTTCTCCGGTGACGGCGGCGGGATCGACATCCCCGCGCAGGGGGTCACCGGCCTCCCGCTGCGCGACGTGCGGGTCGACGGCGCCGCCGTCACGTTCGCCCTGCCCGACGCCCCCGGCGGCGCGACGTTCCGCGGAACGCTCGACGGCGACACGATCAGCGGCGACTACACCCAGGGCGCCGCCCCGGCCACCCCGTTCGCCCTGACCCGCGGCGAGCCGGTGGCCGCGGCCCGCCCGCAGGAGCCGCGGCCGCCGTTCCCCTACCGCGCCGACGACGTGACCTTCCCCAGCGGCGAGGTCACCCTGGCCGGCACGCTCACCCGCCCCGACGGCGCCGGGCGGTTCCCCGCCGTCGTCATGATCACCGGCAGCGGTGCGCAGGACCGCGACGAGACGATCGAGGGCCACAAGCCGTTCCTGCTGCTCGCCGACACCCTCACCCGCGCCGGGTTCGCCGTGCTGCGCACCGACGACCGGGGCGTCGGCGGGTCCGGTGGAGCGGCGTCCGGCACGCCGTACGAGGTGCTGGCCGACGACGCGCTCGCCGGCGTCGCGTTCCTGCGCGGCACCGACGGGATCGACCCGGCCCGCGTCGGGCTGTTCGGGCACAGCGAGGGCGGCTACCTGGGCCCGCTCGCCGCGTCGCGGGGCGACGTCGCGTTCGTGGTCTCGATGGCCGGGCCCGCCGTGTCCGGCGAGGACGTGCTGATCCTGCAGAACCGGCTGCTGCGCGAGCAGGCGGGCGCGCCCGCCGCCGAGACCGACGCCTACCTGGCGTTCCTGGCGGAGTTCACCGACCTGCTGCGCGCGGGGGACGTCGAGGCCGCCCGGGCGCGGTCGCGCGACGAGATCATCGGCCAGCTCGCGACGCTGCCGGAGTCGCAGCGCCCGGGCCCGGAGCAGGTCGACGCGATCGTGGACTCGACGCTCGACCTCGCCCCGTTCCTGCTCCACGACCCCGCCCCCGCCCTGCGCTCGCTCGACGTGCCGGTGTTCGCGTTCTTCGGGGAGAAGGACCTGCAGGTGCCGCCGTCGCAGAGCGAGGGCCCGATGCGGGACCTGCTCGCGGGCGGCCCGGACGCCACCGTCCGGACCTTCCCCGGCCTCAACCACCTCATGCAGCCGACGGCCACGGGCGCGATCGGCGAGTACGGCACCATCGAGACGACGATCGCGCCCGAGGTGCTGGACGCGGTCACGGCGTGGCTGAGCGAGAGGTTCCTGTGA